The Limanda limanda chromosome 20, fLimLim1.1, whole genome shotgun sequence genome has a segment encoding these proteins:
- the LOC133027087 gene encoding transcription factor 24-like, which produces MVGRQTLRMDSGTCSGTVADESPASSPSSSPSPDGGRRELQRARGLQGARELQGGCSSGLGGRGRPAAANAARERSRVQTLRTAFLELQRTLPSVPPDTKLSKLDVLILATTYIAHLTRTLQEEGAEEGESTKQTEALRSLKGDGYLHPVKKWPMRSRLYVGASGQFLNNTHSSESENQGPSSSTSKK; this is translated from the exons ATGGTGGGAAGACAGACGCTCCGAATGGACAGCGGCACTTGCTCCGGGACGGTGGCGGACGAAAGCCCCGCGTCGAGTCCCAGCTCCAGCCCCAGTCCGGACGGTGGTCGCCGGGAGCTCCAGCGGGCCAGGGGGCTCCAGGGGGCCAGGGAGCTCCAGGGGGGCTGCAGCAGCGGCCTCGGGGGCAGGGGGCGGCCGGCGGCGGCGAACGCGGCCCGGGAGAGGAGCCGCGTACAGACGCTGAGGACCGCGttcctggagctgcagaggactTTGCCCTCGGTGCCGCCGGACACCAAGCTGTCCAAACTCGACGTGTTGATACTGGCCACCACATATATTGCCCATTTGACTCGGACACTGCAGGAGGAAGGTgcggaggagggagagagcacaaaacaaacagaggcgTTACGCTCATTGAAGGGAGATGGCTACCTGCACCCTGTGAAG AAATGGCCGATGCGCTCCAGACTGTACGTCGGTGCCTCCGGACAGTtcctgaacaacacacactcctcagaGTCAGAGAACCAAGGTCCATCATCGTCCACCTCCAAGAAATAA
- the mcmdc2 gene encoding minichromosome maintenance domain-containing protein 2, which produces MTDVLSLKESVVVYLDRSGGLQKLTEDCEQFDDPHHVEAVYRFCISVNPSDVMEVDAVLGHCVLHEPLKATALFQSVCFLAIKTLSLVEKIVTESQVNVILKLTHLPPYPEYTLDLGSFPRGCGSMRPVSMEGLVIAMTRVTKYTQGARFLCVDDDCPCSTGFHHIRVHAPGATESATVRNDFSCLMCNSPLKEDVKFRVLGDKQLVELIHVEALDVLNGHQQSSLRYQSVTLFLRDELCNLMRIGRLYRVLGIPAHVHQWPNITWSVEANSVRPWEPEHPHKVSVRFQELLKATASSPWRFSAIAAHCFGLDVSPPGLYNTLKLGLLLSLVQTRADAKETCHNLDLLVITTNTLVLDRLLTHSLGLAIRGVRHQASGEMFASLSRDEHGAGTANIHAGSALLATGGICMVGDLGCYKKDKLDSIQSVLESRTVSVFIPGKKYGEDADQQLSFPLHCSFWALTDPSQRSGRTDCTVLGTAEMGPVPFQLADNFGLVIRSRDMMGEQALLAQTVHTLQQSVQPGKPLYPPGWEFSSQDYQELVAHARSLQVELSPGAEKMIHGYYMASRRVRTQSQGVKISVASIKLLISLAEAHCKLSLRTHVLEEDAVIAVLLCENSVTLKHGASALIIPPDAVFLCDLEDVDGLHRRDMALDMLHQNILRFIYAYAPGANNYITEE; this is translated from the exons ATGACGGACGTGTTGTCGTTGAAAGAATCCGTGGTGGTCTATCTGGACCGGAGCGGTGGTCTTCAGAAGCTGACCGAGGACTGCGAGCAGTTCGACG ATCCCCACCATGTCGAGGCGGTGTACAGGTTCTGCATCTCCGTGAATCCCTCTGACGTCATGGAGGTGGACGCGGTGCTGGGCCACTGTGTCCTGCACGAACCCCTGAAGGCCACAGCACTGTTTCAGTCT GTTTGCTTCCTGGCCATAAAGACCCTCTCGCTTGTTGAGAAAATAGTCACAGAGAGTCAG GTGAATGTAATACTGAAATTGACACACCTGCCTCCGTACCCTGAGTACACGTTGGACCTTGGCAGTTTCCCCCGAGGATGTGGCTCCATGAGGCCTGTCTCCATGGAGGGCCTGGTCATTGCCATGACGAGGGTCACCAAATACACCCAGGGGGCCCGGTTCCTCTGCGTTGACGACGACTGCCCCTGCTCTACGG GGTTCCACCACATCCGAGTTCATGCACCCGGAGCCACAGAGTCGGCGACTGTGAGAAACGACTTCAGCTGCCTGATGTGCAACTCTCCACTGAAAGAGGATGTGAAGTTCAGAGTTTTGGGAG acaaacagctggTGGAGCTGATCCATGTCGAAGCACTGGACGTTCTAAATGGGCATCAGCAAAGCTCACTCAGATACCAGTCTGTCACCCTGTTTCTCAGAG ATGAGCTGTGTAACTTGATGAGAATTGGTCGACTCTACAGGGTGCTTGGCATTCCTGCACATGTCCACCAGTGGCCCAATATTACCTGGAGTGTGGAGGCCAATAGTGTCCGACCGTGGGAGCCAGAAC ATCCCCATAAAGTCAGTGTCAGGTTCCAAGAGCTGTTGAAAGCCACAGCCTCTTCTCCCTGGAGGTTCTCTGCTATTGCAGCTCACTGCTTTGGGTTGGATGTATCTCCTCCAGGCTTGTACAACACACTGAAGCTGGGTTTGTTGCTCAGCTTAGTGCAGACCAGAGCAGATGCAAAAGAAACATGTCACAACTTGGATCTCCTCGTCATCACGACTAACACCCTTGTATTAGACAG ATTGTTGACACACAGTTTGGGTTTGGCCATTCGCGGGGTCAGACATCAGGCCTCAGGGGAGATGTTTGCATCCCTGTCCCGGGACGAACATGGAGCAGGCACTGCCAACATCCATGCTGGTTCTGCCCTGCTAGCCACAGGGGGCATATGCATGGTAGGAGATCTTGGGTGTTACAAGAAGGACAAGTTGGATTCCATCCAGTCAG TTCTGGAGAGCCGCACGGTGTCTGTATTCATCCCAGGAAAGAAATACGGTGAGGATGCTGACCAGCAGCTTTCCTTCCCGCTCCACTGCAGCTTCTGGGCCCTCACAGACCCCTCTCAGCGTTCAGGGAGGACAGACTGTACTGTACTGGGAACAGCA GAAATGGGTCCCGTACCATTTCAACTGGCAGACAACTTTGGCCTGGTCATTCGGAGTAGGGATATGATGGGAGAGCAGGCCCTGCTCGCCCAGACTGTCCACACCCTCCAGCAGTCAGTACAGCCTGGAAAACCCCTCTACCCACCCGGCTGGGAGTTCTCCTCTCAAGACTACCAGGAG CTGGTAGCCCACGCTCGGAGTTTACAAGTGGAGCTTAGTCCTGGAGCTGAGAAAATGATCCATGGTTACTATATGGCCAGCCGTAGAGTCAGAACCCAGAGTCAGGGTGTTAAGATATCAGTGGCCTCCATCAAACTACT gaTCTCTTTGGCTGAAGCTCACTGCAAGTTAAGTCTCAGAACACACGTGCTGGAGGAAGACGCTGTCATCGCTGTGCTACTCTGTGAAAACTCAGTCACTCTCAAGCACG gGGCCTCTGCTCTCATTATTCCACCCGACGCAGTGTTTCTCTGTGACCTGGAAGATGTGGACGGTTTGCACAGAAGAGACATGGCACTGGATATGCTCCACCAGAATATCCTGCGCTTCATTTACGCCTACGCACCAGGAGCAAACAATTACATCACAGAAGAGTAA
- the sgk3 gene encoding serine/threonine-protein kinase Sgk3, producing MPTAPKMEEQSGLPNVSIPCHNEQRDKKKRYTVYKVIVSVRQQEWFVFRRYAEFDKLYNILRKQFPSMNLKIPAKRIFGDNFDPEFIKQRRAGLHEFIKRIVTDPQLCNHPDVRTFLLMDKMQNFSDASEDEDDKNNSTSRNINLGPSGNPLAKPSDFDFLKVIGKGSFGKVFLAKLKHDEKYYAVKVLQKRVILNRKEQKHIMAERNVLLKNVKHPFLVGLHYSFQTADKLYFVLDFINGGELFFHLQKERTFPEPRAKFYIAEMASALGYLHLLNIVYRDLKPENILLDQEGHIVLTDFGLCKEGISQTDTTTTFCGTPEYLAPEVLRKQPYDNTVDWWCLGSVLYEMLFGLPPFYSRDTHEMYDNILHKQLAMRPGASSTAWSLLQGLLEKDGTQRLGSRDDFNEIKAHSFFFSINWDDLEQKKITPPFLPKVSSYCDISNFDTEFTEEMVSDSVCWSQEHSIVNASVMEADDAFVGFSYAPPSDDSFQ from the exons ATGCCGACGGCCCCAAAGATGGAGGAGCAATCCGGTCTCCCCAATGTCAGCATACCCTGCCACAATGAGCAGAGGGACAAGAAAAAGCGTTACACA gtttACAAAGTAATAGTTTCTGTTCGACAACAAGAATGGTTTGTCTTCAGGCGATACGCCGAATTTGACAAACTCTACAACATA TTAAGAAAACAGTTTCCATCTATGAACCTGAAAATTCCAGCAAAGAGAATATTTGGGGATAATTTTGACCCCG AGTTCATCAAGCAAAGAAGAGCAGGGCTGCACGAGTTCATCAAGAGGATTGTAACAGATCCTCAGCTATGCAACCA TCCAGATGTGAGGACCTTTCTACTGATGGACAAAATGCAGAACTTTTCAGATGCctctgaggatgaagatgacaaa AACAACTCTACCTCCAGAAACATTAACCTGGGACCCTCTGGAAATCCACT TGCCAAACCCAgtgactttgactttttaaaagtCATAGGAAAGGGGAGTTTTGGGAAG GTTTTCCTTGCGAAACTCAAACACGATGAAAAGTATTATGCAGTCAAGGTCTTACAGAAAAGGGTCATTCTCAACAGGAAAGAG CAAAAGCACATCATGGCCGAGCGGAACGTGCTGCTGAAGAATGTGAAACACCCTTTCTTGGTTGGGCTTCATTATTCCTTCCAGACCGCAGACAAGTTATACTTCGTCTTGGATTTCATCAATGGAGGAGAA CTCTTCTTCCATCTTCAAAAAGAGCGGACCTTTCCAGAGCCCCGAGCAAAATTCTACATCGCTGAAATGGCAAGTGCTCTTGGATATTTGCACTTGCTCAACATTGTTTACAG AGACTTGAAACCAGAAAACATCCTCCTTGACCAAGAA GGGCATATCGTTTTGACCGACTTCGGGTTGTGCAAGGAAGGCATTTCCCAGACCGACACCACCACCACGTTTTGTGGAACACCTGag TACTTGGCTCCAGAGGTCCTGAGGAAACAGCCGTATGACAATACAGTAGACTGGTGGTGTCTGGGTTCAGTGCTGTATGAGATGCTCTTCGGCCTG CCGCCATTCTACAGCAGGGACACACATGAGATGTATGACAACATCCTCCACAAGCAGCTGGCGATGCGTCCCGGTGCGTCCAGCACCGCCTGGTCTCTGCTCCAGGGCCTGCTGGAGAAAGACGGCACACAGAGACTTGGGTCCAGGGATGATTTT AATGAGATCAAAGCccacagcttcttcttctccatcaaCTGGGATGACCTTGAACAAAAGAAGATCACTCCCCCATTCCTACCCAAAGTG AGCTCGTACTGTGACATCTCAAACTTTGACACCGAGTTCACAGAGGAGATGGTCTCagactctgtgtgttggtctcaAGAACATTCCATAGTCAACGCCAGTGTAATGGAGGCCGACGATGCCTTTGTGGGCTTCTCCTACGCCCCGCCGTCTGATGACTCTTTCCAGTGA